One window of the Podospora pseudopauciseta strain CBS 411.78 chromosome 4, whole genome shotgun sequence genome contains the following:
- a CDS encoding hypothetical protein (EggNog:ENOG503P1RQ; COG:S) — MAAIARITAFAKTTRLAPCPPRTMATSTTSTKPDWSPEKYLRFEAPRGRPINDLISFLSRSGLSQPQRIIDLGSGPGNSTIALKKQWPGAQITGVELSPAMVTAASEKNGGEGIDYQAGDVKDFIASPDTDLIFSNAVFHWLRSSERIATIVQHLKRLKPGGLLAFQVPDNFAEPSHRLMRDTAYHSPGPWAKYFMGQDQKPELDPIESVGTWYNSLKPHCESVEIWHTTYHHILEGHEAIVKWFETTGLKPYLDLLEQDEAAKKAFLEQYVRGLKREYPTLADGRVVLHFPRLFVVGFRGKA; from the coding sequence ATGGCAGCCATAGCCCGGATCACGGCGTTTGCAAAAACCACTCGACTTGCGCCTTGTCCTCCACGAACCAtggcaacatcaaccacaagTACCAAACCCGACTGGTCCCCGGAGAAATATCTCCGCTTCGAAGCTCCCCGCGGCAGGCCCATCAACGACTTGATCTCATTCCTCTCCCGCTCCGGCCTATCACAACCGCAGAGGATCATCGACTTGGGTTCCGGGCCGGGAAACTCGACCATTGCCCTCAAGAAGCAATGGCCTGGCGCACAAATCACCGGCGTTGAGCTCTCCCCCGCCATGGTCACCGCTGCCAGCGAGAAGAATGGCGGCGAAGGCATCGACTACCAAGCCGGCGATGTGAAGGACTTCATCGCGTCCCCAGACACCGACCTCATCTTTAGCAATGCAGTGTTCCACTGGCTGCGTAGCAGTGAAAGAATCGCAACGATTGTGCAACACCTCAAGCGACTAAAGccagggggtttgttggcgTTCCAGGTGCCGGATAACTTTGCTGAGCCATCTCATCGTTTGATGAGAGACACAGCATACCACTCTCCGGGACCGTGGGCAAAGTACTTTATGGGTCAAGACCAAAAGCCGGAGCTTGACCCGATCGAGTCGGTGGGGACATGGTACAACTCACTGAAGCCTCACTGCGAAAGCGTCGAGATCTGGCACACGACATATCACCATATCCTTGAGGGACATGAGGCGATTGTCAAGTGGTTTGAGACCACGGGGCTGAAGCCGTACCTGGATTTGTTGGAGCAGGATGAGGCAGCAAAGAAGGCGTTTTTGGAGCAGTATGTGAGAGGACTGAAGAGAGAGTATCCGACATTGGCGGACGGAAGGGTGGTGCTTCACTTTCCCAGGTTGTTTGTAGTAGGCTTCCGAGGTAAGGCATGA